Part of the Desulfatiglans sp. genome, CTGATTTCTTACACCTGCCCTTTAAGTGAATCAGTAATAATATTAACCTCCTGTTTTATCTGCAATAACAGGCTATTAAACCCCTCAAGGCTATTTGCCTTTGCATTCATCTCTATCTGTTTTGCCTTTTCATAAATCTCAGTCAGCCAAAGATTACCTGATGACCCCTTTAATGAATGGGCACGCTCCACCAGGGCAGCATAATCATGAGCCGCAGCGGCCTTCTCCATTCCGCCTATATCCGTATCACCTGTGGAAAGAAACAGCTCTATAAGCTCAATATATTCCTCAATTTCAAGCCCAAGCCTTTGGGCTGGTGTTAAAAAATCCATCTCTTCCTCCTGTATAAAAACCCTTTAGGATCTTTATTCTAAAACAATGCGAATATTTTACTTTTCAATCATTATGCGATAATTATGCCAGACATTAATTATCATTATTTTTTCATATAAAAACCCCTGTTAAAGACTGAAATTTAAGAAGAACTTGCCGGTTTAAAGGCCAAATAAACCTTTTTAATAACTTGAAAAATAATTGATATTGATGTAATTCATTTTATCTTTATCATGGGATTTCATAAAGATATCAGCTTCTCAGTAATGATAAAAGAAAAACAGTCAACGCCAGGGG contains:
- a CDS encoding Hpt domain-containing protein, with amino-acid sequence MDFLTPAQRLGLEIEEYIELIELFLSTGDTDIGGMEKAAAAHDYAALVERAHSLKGSSGNLWLTEIYEKAKQIEMNAKANSLEGFNSLLLQIKQEVNIITDSLKGQV